From Portunus trituberculatus isolate SZX2019 chromosome 50, ASM1759143v1, whole genome shotgun sequence, the proteins below share one genomic window:
- the LOC123500017 gene encoding GS homeobox 1-like isoform X1: MTAMSRSFLVDSLISPQTPDTNGRGTRTYSPPTSTPMPPLLPIHQPCPPGKHGDVLSLYSCRACVPIPPALKQAMAPSLSSSFTPSFASSLAHTSVSLPQAPVLRPVPVSLPMPHIYSPLYAPVTPARPHLAATPPTLHEKKSPSQAGVTRPRSPSPTEDVPSCKRIRTAFTSTQLLELEREFSSNMYLSRLRRIEIATYLNLSEKQVKIWFQNRRVKYKKEEGGQTRDKCSCLRTCTSSRPREKDQAAPQGCDSQSSDQHAEEASQRPCLDADPGNDHIKPEGATCEKSDDHHHHHHMHHHLHHHHPGHTVLHEDLRRREDVNSHNAVTSTEGHPPAGRQYASDADSDCDRDSNENIDVVV; this comes from the exons ATGACCGCCATGTCCCGATCCTTCCTGGTGGACTCCCTCATTTCCCCACAGACACCGGACACCAACGGAAGGGGAACTCGCACCTACAGTCCGCCCACCAGCACGCCCATGCCGCCCCTGCTGCCCATCCACCAGCCGTGCCCGCCGGGGAAGCATGGGGACGTGCTCTCCCTCTACTCGTGCCGCGCCTGCGTGCCCATCCCCCCCGCGCTCAAGCAAGCCATGGcgccctcactctcctcctccttcacgccgTCCTTCGCCTCCAGTCTCGCTCACACCTCCGTCAGCCTCCCCCAGGCCCCGGTGCTGCGCCCTGTCCCTGTGTCCTTGCCCATGCCGCACATCTACTCGCCGCTGTACGCGCCCGTCACGCCCGCACGACCGCACCTCGCCGCCACGCCGCCCACTCTCCATGAGAAGAAATCGCCCAGTCAAG CAGGAGTGACACGGCCCCGCTCGCCTTCTCCCACCGAAGATGTGCCCTCCTGCAAGCGGATCCGCACGGCCTTCACGTCCACACAGCTGCTGGAGTTAGAGCGAGAGTTCTCCTCCAACATGTACCTGAGCAGACTGCGCAGAATAGAGATCGCCACTTACCTCAACCTGTCCgagaagcag gTCAAAATATGGTTCCAGAACAGGCGTGTCAagtacaagaaggaggagggcggcCAGACGCGGGACAAGTGCTCGTGCCTCAGGACATGCACGTCGTCGCGGCCGCGGGAGAAGGACCAGGCGGCGCCACAGGGTTGTGACAGCCAGAGCTCCGACCAGCACGCTGAGGAGGCCTCCCAGCGGCCCTGCCTTGACGCCGACCCTGGAAACGACCACATCAAACCTGAGGGCGCCACATGCGAGAAGAGCGacgaccatcaccatcatcaccacatgcaccaccaccttcaccaccaccacccgggcCACACCGTGCTGCACGAGGACTTGCGCCGGCGGGAGGACGTGAACTCGCACAACGCCGTCACCAGCACGGAGGGACACCCGCCCGCGGGACGCCAGTATGCCTCAGATGCCGACTCAGACTGCGACCGAGACAGCAACGAGAATATTGACGTGGTGGTGTGA
- the LOC123500017 gene encoding GS homeobox 1-like isoform X2, giving the protein MTAMSRSFLVDSLISPQTPDTNGRGTRTYSPPTSTPMPPLLPIHQPCPPGKHGDVLSLYSCRACVPIPPALKQAMAPSLSSSFTPSFASSLAHTSVSLPQAPVLRPVPVSLPMPHIYSPLYAPVTPARPHLAATPPTLHEKKSPSQGVTRPRSPSPTEDVPSCKRIRTAFTSTQLLELEREFSSNMYLSRLRRIEIATYLNLSEKQVKIWFQNRRVKYKKEEGGQTRDKCSCLRTCTSSRPREKDQAAPQGCDSQSSDQHAEEASQRPCLDADPGNDHIKPEGATCEKSDDHHHHHHMHHHLHHHHPGHTVLHEDLRRREDVNSHNAVTSTEGHPPAGRQYASDADSDCDRDSNENIDVVV; this is encoded by the exons ATGACCGCCATGTCCCGATCCTTCCTGGTGGACTCCCTCATTTCCCCACAGACACCGGACACCAACGGAAGGGGAACTCGCACCTACAGTCCGCCCACCAGCACGCCCATGCCGCCCCTGCTGCCCATCCACCAGCCGTGCCCGCCGGGGAAGCATGGGGACGTGCTCTCCCTCTACTCGTGCCGCGCCTGCGTGCCCATCCCCCCCGCGCTCAAGCAAGCCATGGcgccctcactctcctcctccttcacgccgTCCTTCGCCTCCAGTCTCGCTCACACCTCCGTCAGCCTCCCCCAGGCCCCGGTGCTGCGCCCTGTCCCTGTGTCCTTGCCCATGCCGCACATCTACTCGCCGCTGTACGCGCCCGTCACGCCCGCACGACCGCACCTCGCCGCCACGCCGCCCACTCTCCATGAGAAGAAATCGCCCAGTCAAG GAGTGACACGGCCCCGCTCGCCTTCTCCCACCGAAGATGTGCCCTCCTGCAAGCGGATCCGCACGGCCTTCACGTCCACACAGCTGCTGGAGTTAGAGCGAGAGTTCTCCTCCAACATGTACCTGAGCAGACTGCGCAGAATAGAGATCGCCACTTACCTCAACCTGTCCgagaagcag gTCAAAATATGGTTCCAGAACAGGCGTGTCAagtacaagaaggaggagggcggcCAGACGCGGGACAAGTGCTCGTGCCTCAGGACATGCACGTCGTCGCGGCCGCGGGAGAAGGACCAGGCGGCGCCACAGGGTTGTGACAGCCAGAGCTCCGACCAGCACGCTGAGGAGGCCTCCCAGCGGCCCTGCCTTGACGCCGACCCTGGAAACGACCACATCAAACCTGAGGGCGCCACATGCGAGAAGAGCGacgaccatcaccatcatcaccacatgcaccaccaccttcaccaccaccacccgggcCACACCGTGCTGCACGAGGACTTGCGCCGGCGGGAGGACGTGAACTCGCACAACGCCGTCACCAGCACGGAGGGACACCCGCCCGCGGGACGCCAGTATGCCTCAGATGCCGACTCAGACTGCGACCGAGACAGCAACGAGAATATTGACGTGGTGGTGTGA
- the LOC123500017 gene encoding GS homeobox 1-like isoform X3 gives MPPLLPIHQPCPPGKHGDVLSLYSCRACVPIPPALKQAMAPSLSSSFTPSFASSLAHTSVSLPQAPVLRPVPVSLPMPHIYSPLYAPVTPARPHLAATPPTLHEKKSPSQAGVTRPRSPSPTEDVPSCKRIRTAFTSTQLLELEREFSSNMYLSRLRRIEIATYLNLSEKQVKIWFQNRRVKYKKEEGGQTRDKCSCLRTCTSSRPREKDQAAPQGCDSQSSDQHAEEASQRPCLDADPGNDHIKPEGATCEKSDDHHHHHHMHHHLHHHHPGHTVLHEDLRRREDVNSHNAVTSTEGHPPAGRQYASDADSDCDRDSNENIDVVV, from the exons ATGCCGCCCCTGCTGCCCATCCACCAGCCGTGCCCGCCGGGGAAGCATGGGGACGTGCTCTCCCTCTACTCGTGCCGCGCCTGCGTGCCCATCCCCCCCGCGCTCAAGCAAGCCATGGcgccctcactctcctcctccttcacgccgTCCTTCGCCTCCAGTCTCGCTCACACCTCCGTCAGCCTCCCCCAGGCCCCGGTGCTGCGCCCTGTCCCTGTGTCCTTGCCCATGCCGCACATCTACTCGCCGCTGTACGCGCCCGTCACGCCCGCACGACCGCACCTCGCCGCCACGCCGCCCACTCTCCATGAGAAGAAATCGCCCAGTCAAG CAGGAGTGACACGGCCCCGCTCGCCTTCTCCCACCGAAGATGTGCCCTCCTGCAAGCGGATCCGCACGGCCTTCACGTCCACACAGCTGCTGGAGTTAGAGCGAGAGTTCTCCTCCAACATGTACCTGAGCAGACTGCGCAGAATAGAGATCGCCACTTACCTCAACCTGTCCgagaagcag gTCAAAATATGGTTCCAGAACAGGCGTGTCAagtacaagaaggaggagggcggcCAGACGCGGGACAAGTGCTCGTGCCTCAGGACATGCACGTCGTCGCGGCCGCGGGAGAAGGACCAGGCGGCGCCACAGGGTTGTGACAGCCAGAGCTCCGACCAGCACGCTGAGGAGGCCTCCCAGCGGCCCTGCCTTGACGCCGACCCTGGAAACGACCACATCAAACCTGAGGGCGCCACATGCGAGAAGAGCGacgaccatcaccatcatcaccacatgcaccaccaccttcaccaccaccacccgggcCACACCGTGCTGCACGAGGACTTGCGCCGGCGGGAGGACGTGAACTCGCACAACGCCGTCACCAGCACGGAGGGACACCCGCCCGCGGGACGCCAGTATGCCTCAGATGCCGACTCAGACTGCGACCGAGACAGCAACGAGAATATTGACGTGGTGGTGTGA